From Oncorhynchus mykiss isolate Arlee chromosome 25, USDA_OmykA_1.1, whole genome shotgun sequence, a single genomic window includes:
- the LOC110505508 gene encoding thrombospondin-1, producing the protein MKLTGVFLLLVLWNCEGSRVAESRDDNSVYDLFELVKVNKRHQGVTLVKGADPYSPAYKILNADLIPPVPEISFRDLIDSIQAERGFLLLVNFKQFKKTRGSLLTVERDDGSGPLFEIISNGKAQTLDVVYSTGNKQQVVSIEDADLATGHWKNITLFIQEDRAQLFVGCEEINISEMDVPIQKVLTHEVADIARLRIGKGAVKDRFMGVLQNVRFVFGTTLEAILRNKGCQSSATLTDVMTLDNPVNGSSPAIRTDYTGHKTKDIQQVCGFSCEDITSMFKELKGLGVIVKQLSNELNRVNKESTLLMNQMNIHSGVCLHNGIVHKDKDEWTVDDCTECTCQNSATVCRKISCPLMPCANATVPDGECCPRCGNPSDYAEDGWSPWSEWTHCSVSCGRGIQQRGRSCDRINSNCEGTSVQTRDCYPQECDKRFKQDGGWSHWSPWSSCSVTCGEGVITRIRLCNSPTPQMGGRDCQGQGRETEVCQESPCPINGGWGPWSLWDTCSVTCGGGLQTRQRLCNNPAPKYNGKECQGDTKTSQLCGKEDCPINGCLSNPCFAGAKCTSFDDGSWKCGSCPVGYTGNGINCKDIDECNEVPDACFTLNAVHRCENTEPGYNCLACPPRYSGPQPFGRGVEQATAKKQVCTPRNPCQDGTHDCNKNANCIYLGQFSDTMFRCECKPGYAGNGHICGDDTDLDGWPNKDLLCVENATYHCKKDNCPNLPNSGQEDHDKDGLGDACDHDDDNDGIPDDRDNCPMVYNPAQYDVDTDDVGDRCDNCVHESNPDQVDTDNNGEGDACAIDIDGDGILNERDNCPYVYNVDQRDTDGDGVGDHCDNCPLEHNPDQIDSDSDRVGDKCDNNQDIDEDGHQNNMDNCPYIPNANQADHDKDGKGDACDHDDDNDGIPDDKDNCRLAFNPDQLDSDGDGRGDVCKDDFDQDNILDIYDVCPENFAISETDFRRFQMVPLDPKGTSQIDPNWVVRHQGKELVQTVNCDPGIAVGFDEFNAVDFSGTFFINTDRDDDYAGFVFGYQSSSRFYVVMWKQITQTYWSHTPTRAQGYSGVSIKVVNSTTGPGEHLRNALWHTGDTAGQVRTLWHDPKNIGWKDYTAYRWHLVHRPKSGLIRVVMYEGKRIMADSGNIYDKTYAGGRLGMYVFSQEMTYFSDLKYECRDS; encoded by the exons ATGAAGCTGACAGGAGTTTTTCTCCTTTTGGTGCTTTGGAATTGTGAGGGCAGCAGGGTGGCAG AGAGTAGAGATGATAACAGTGTATACGACCTATTCGAGCTTGTGAAAGTGAACAAAAGGCACCAAGGTGTTACCTTGGTAAAAGGCGCAGATCCTTACAGCCCAGCCTATAAGATCCTGAACGCAGACCTGATCCCCCCGGTTCCCGAGATCTCCTTCAGGGACCTCATTGATTCGATACAAGCTGAGAGGGGATTCCTTCTCCTGGTCAACTTCAAGCAGTTCAAAAAAACCAGGGGCAGTCTTTTGACTGTGGAGAGAGATGACGGATCAGGACCGTTATTCGAAATCATTTCTAATGGCAAGGCGCAAACTCTGGATGTGGTATACTCCACCGGGAACAAGCAACAGGTAGTGTCCATAGAAGATGCGGATCTAGCGACTGGACACTGGAAGAATATCACGCTGTTCATTCAGGAGGATCGTGCCCAGCTGTTCGTCGGGTGTGAAGAGATCAATATATCAGAAATGGACGTACCCATCCAAAAGGTCCTGACGCATGAGGTTGCCGACATTGCCCGTCTGAGGATCGGAAAAGGAGCTGTGAAAGATAGATTTATG GGAGTGCTTCAGAACGTGCGCTTCGTTTTTGGAACCACTTTGGAGGCGATTTTACGCAATAAGGGATGCCAAAGCT CTGCAACTTTGACTGATGTCATGACACTGGACAATCCAGTAAATGGGTCCAGCCCAGCAATAAGGACTGATTACACTGGCCACAAAACCAAAG ATATTCAGCAGGTCTGTGGTTTTTCCTGTGAGGATATCACCAGCATGTTCAAGGAGCTCAAGGGGCTTGGTGTGATTGTTAAGCAGCTGTCAAATGAGCTCAACAGAGTG AATAAGGAGAGCACTCTGCTCATGAACCAGATGAACATCCACAGTGGGGTCTGTCTTCACAACGGCATTGTGCACAAGGACAAAGATGAGTGGACTGTGGACGACTGCACAGAGTGTACCTGCCAG AACTCTGCCACTGTGTGTCGCAAAATCTCTTGCCCCCTGATGCCCTGTGCCAATGCCACCGTGCCTGATGGAGAGTGCTGCCCACGTTGTGGAAACC CGAGTGACTATGCTGAGGATGGCTGGTCCCCCTGGTCTGAATGGACCCATTGTTCTGTGTCTTGTGGACGGGGTATCCAGCAGCGAGGTCGCTCCTGCGACCGCATCAACAGCAACTGCGAAGGCACTTCCGTGCAGACCCGCGACTGCTACCCTCAGGAATGTGACAAGCGCT TTAAGCAGGATGGTGGCTGGAGCCACTGGTCTCCCTGGTCTTCCTGCTCTGTGACCTGTGGTGAGGGAGTCATCACCCGCATCCGCCTCTGCAACTCCCCCACTCCCCAGATGGGAGGCAGAGACTGTCAAGGACAGGGCCGAGAGACAGAGGTCTGCCAGGAATCACCTTGTCCAA tTAACGGAGGCTGGGGACCCTGGTCTCTGTGGGACACCTGTTCTGTCACCTGTGGAGGAGGACTCCAGACTCGCCAGCGTCTCTGTAACAACCCTGCCCCCAAGTACAATGGGAAGGAATGTCAGGGTGACACCAAAACATCCCAATTGTGTGGCAAAGAGGACTGCCCTATTA ATGGCTGTCTGTCCAACCCGTGCTTTGCTGGAGCTAAGTGTACCAGCTTTGATGATGGTTCCTGGAAGTGTGGCTCATGCCCAGTGGGCTACACCGGAAACGGCATCAACTGCAAGGACATCGACGAGTGCAATGAGGTCCCTGATGCATGCTTCACACTCAACGCAGTCCACCGCTGTGAGAACACTGAGCCTGGCTACAACTGCCTTGCCTGCCCCCCTCGCTACTCAGGACCACAGCCCTTCGGGAGGGGAGTGGAGCAGGCCACAGCCAAGAAACAG GTGTGCACACCTCGTAACCCCTGCCAAGACGGCACCCATGATTGCAACAAGAATGCTAACTGTATCTACCTGGGTCAGTTCAGCGACACCATGTTCCGCTGTGAGTGCAAACCTGGTTACGCTGGCAATGGCCACATCTGTGGAGATGACACCGACCTGGATGGATGGCCCAACAAAGACCTCCTGTGTGTGGAGAACGCCACCTACCACTGCAAGAAA GACAACTGTCCAAACCTTCCCAACTCTGGGCAGGAGGACCATGACAAAGATGGGCTTGGTGACGCTTGCGATCACGATGATGACAATGATGGGATCCCTGATGATAGG GACAACTGCCCAATGGTCTACAACCCCGCTCAGTATGATGTGGACACAGATGACGTTGGTGATCGCTGTGATAACTGTGTGCATGAGAGCAACCCTGACCAAGTCGACACAGACAACAACGGCGAGGGAGATGCCTGTGCTATTGACATTGACGGTGATG GTATTCTAAATGAGAGGGACAACTGCCCCTATGTCTACAATGTGGACCAGAGAGACACTGACGGGGACGGAGTGGGAGACCACTGCGACAACTGCCCTCTTGAGCACAACCCAGACCAG ATTGACTCTGACTCAGATCGTGTGGGTGACAAGTGCGACAACAACCAGGACATTGATGAGGACGGTCATCAGAACAACATGGACAACTGTCCCTATATCCCCAACGCCAACCAGGCCGACCACGACAAAGATGGCAAGGGTGACGCCTGCGACCACGATGACGACAACGACGGTATCCCTGACGACAAGGACAACTGCAGGCTGGCCTTTAACCCTGACCAGCTGGACTCTGATG GTGATGGTCGTGGAGATGTTTGCAAAGATGACTTTGACCAAGATAACATACTTGATATCTACGATGTGTGCCCTGAGAACTTTGCCATCAGCGAGACGGACTTCCGCAGGTTCCAGATGGTACCACTGGACCCCAAGGGCACCTCCCAGATAGACCCCAACTGGGTGGTCCGCCACCAGGGCAAAGAGCTGGTGCAGACTGTCAACTGTGACCCTGGCATCGCTGTTG GGTTCGATGAGTTTAACGCAGTGGACTTCAGTGGAACGTTCTTCATCAACACAGACAGGGATGATGACTACGCTGGCTTTGTGTTTGGCTACCAGTCCAGCTCCAGGTTCTATGTGGTGATGTGGAAGCAGATCACACAGACCTACTGGTCCCACACCCCGACCAGAGCTCAGGGCTACTCTGGAGTGTCCATCAAAGTAGTCAACTCCACCACAGGACCTGGGGAGCATCTGAGGAACGCCCTTTGGCACACCGGTGACACTGCTGGACAG GTACGTACTCTGTGGCACGACCCCAAGAACATTGGCTGGAAAGACTACACTGCCTACAGATGGCACCTGGTCCACAGGCCCAAGTCGGGACTCATCAG AGTTGTGATGTATGAAGGCAAGAGAATCATGGCGGATTCTGGAAATATCTACGACAAGACTTATGCTGGTGGAAGACTAGGCATGTATGTCTTCTCTCAGGAGATGACATACTTCTCAGACCTCAAATACGAATGCAGAG ATTCATAA